The sequence ACAAGATGCTGGTCGGACTTATCACCAGAAAAAGCGTGATAAATGCGATGGCAGAACAGGGATACTGGCATGAGATGGATTTCCAAAAGAGAACACCATAGTTGGATTGATCAGGGATGCAGCAGGCTGCTCTTTTCGGGGGGAAATGACTTCTGATATAATACGAACAAATTTTATCCCCGGGAGCCTGACATGAAAAAAATCGCTGTTGTCGTTTTACTTTCTGTAGTTGCCGCGTATGGTTGCCAGCAAAAAGAGGGCTCAGCCCCTCAGTTCCAGCCGCCTGTCGGACAGCAGGGGCAGATGCCTGCAGGAAGCGGACCGCTGCAGGGCTTTGATAAGGTGAAGATGCTTCAGGATGCAGCGGCCAAAGACCCGAAGAATATCAATGCATGGACCGAACTTGGCAATATTTTGATGGATTCAAAACGGTATGCAGAGGCGGTCGATCCATATCAAAAGGCCCTTGCCATCGATCCGAAAAATGTTGATATCCGTGTTGACATGGGGACCTGCCTGAGAGAGTCGGGCAAGCCTGATATGGCAGTTGCTGAATATAAGAAAGCCCTTGAGATTAATCCCAATCATATCAA comes from Nitrospirota bacterium and encodes:
- a CDS encoding tetratricopeptide repeat protein; translated protein: MKKIAVVVLLSVVAAYGCQQKEGSAPQFQPPVGQQGQMPAGSGPLQGFDKVKMLQDAAAKDPKNINAWTELGNILMDSKRYAEAVDPYQKALAIDPKNVDIRVDMGTCLRESGKPDMAVAEYKKALEINPNHINANKNMAVVLAYDLKDAKQAGKYFEKALSLAPNAPDAGAIKAEIEKLKAAAK